One window of the Rhodococcus sovatensis genome contains the following:
- a CDS encoding ABC transporter permease, translating to MNTLTGSSIVMVRELRPMVRDPFTVVFSLTQPLILLALFGPLLGTVPGLGDGNVWDWFVPGVLAMIAIFGTSMTGSNLLTELHDGSHERMLVTPLPRSSLLIGRAVKEMVPLAAQAVLIVLVALPLGLSVDPLGAVVGIVLLGIFGIGLGALSYSLALAVRAQDWVFWAVQQTLMFPLLILSGTMLPLDGAPGWMQFLVDINPLGYVVSAERALFAGEFASMTVLHGIVAAVSVAVVGLAVGIRAMRR from the coding sequence ATGAATACACTGACCGGAAGTTCCATAGTAATGGTGCGCGAACTGCGGCCCATGGTCCGCGACCCGTTCACTGTCGTCTTCAGCCTCACTCAACCCCTGATCTTGCTCGCATTGTTCGGGCCGCTGCTCGGCACTGTCCCGGGACTCGGTGACGGGAACGTATGGGACTGGTTCGTCCCTGGCGTGCTGGCCATGATCGCGATCTTCGGAACGTCCATGACCGGGTCCAACCTGTTGACCGAGTTGCACGACGGTTCTCACGAGCGAATGTTGGTCACTCCGCTTCCTCGGTCCTCGCTGCTGATCGGGCGTGCGGTGAAGGAGATGGTGCCGCTCGCTGCGCAGGCTGTGCTGATCGTTCTCGTCGCATTGCCGCTCGGGCTGTCGGTCGATCCGTTGGGCGCTGTAGTTGGGATCGTCCTGCTGGGGATCTTCGGGATCGGGCTGGGTGCGCTGTCGTACTCGCTCGCGCTTGCGGTTCGAGCGCAGGATTGGGTGTTCTGGGCAGTGCAGCAGACTTTGATGTTCCCGCTGCTGATCCTGTCCGGCACCATGCTTCCGCTCGATGGTGCGCCCGGATGGATGCAGTTTCTCGTCGACATCAATCCGCTCGGCTACGTGGTGAGCGCCGAACGAGCATTGTTTGCAGGTGAATTCGCGAGCATGACCGTACTGCACGGGATCGTGGCCGCGGTCAGCGTCGCGGTGGTGGGTCTCGCCGTGGGAATCAGAGCGATGCGCCGGTGA
- a CDS encoding L-rhamnose mutarotase, with the protein MNRYCFTLQLRPESVPEYTERHTAVWPEMLEALKANGWNNYSLHIRDDGLIVGYVESPDLGASQKAMSSTEVNARWQAEMAPFFTDLGSATPDEGFVLLSELFHLESQMGIES; encoded by the coding sequence ATGAACAGGTATTGCTTCACGCTCCAACTGAGGCCTGAATCCGTCCCCGAGTACACCGAGCGCCATACCGCGGTATGGCCCGAGATGCTCGAGGCATTGAAAGCCAACGGCTGGAACAACTATTCGCTGCATATCCGCGACGACGGGCTGATCGTCGGATACGTCGAAAGTCCTGATCTCGGAGCGTCGCAAAAGGCGATGAGCAGTACCGAAGTCAACGCGCGGTGGCAGGCCGAGATGGCGCCGTTCTTCACAGATCTCGGCTCTGCCACCCCGGACGAAGGCTTCGTGCTGCTGTCCGAACTATTTCACCTCGAGAGTCAGATGGGTATCGAATCATGA
- a CDS encoding ABC transporter permease has product MSSDLATAPAGPTAPAPQSGSRWRELLANWDTAIITLTVLVLIGASITNPDFGSSTNFTFLVLDLAPIFLIALPMTLIIVTGEIDLSVASTLGLSGAAMGWMWNNGFTIEMIVPMCILLGALLGALNGFLVAGLGLPSLAVTIGTLALFRGLAFVLLGDQAVSNFPRAYTSWVTGTVGDTPIPNLAIPLVILAVVFGVILQSTALGRNIYATGASATAAKFAGIDGNRIKFWLYVVAGAVAALAGVLWSLRYSSARADNGSGLELSVVAAVLLGGVSIFGGKGRLLGVLAAVVLLATLQNALRLEDISNEALTVVTGVLLIVAVLLPNVLKIVRTSSQRRKAIRAL; this is encoded by the coding sequence ATGTCGAGTGATCTCGCCACGGCACCGGCCGGTCCTACAGCCCCGGCGCCGCAGTCCGGGAGCCGGTGGCGCGAGCTCCTCGCGAACTGGGACACCGCGATCATCACGCTCACGGTTCTGGTCTTGATCGGAGCCTCCATCACCAACCCCGATTTCGGCAGCAGTACCAACTTCACCTTCCTGGTCCTCGACCTGGCGCCGATCTTCCTGATCGCACTACCGATGACCCTGATCATCGTGACCGGTGAAATCGATCTGTCGGTGGCAAGTACGCTCGGGCTCAGTGGAGCGGCCATGGGCTGGATGTGGAACAACGGGTTCACGATCGAGATGATCGTCCCGATGTGCATCCTGCTCGGTGCACTGCTCGGAGCGCTCAACGGATTCCTCGTCGCTGGGCTCGGACTACCCTCTCTCGCAGTGACGATCGGGACGCTTGCGTTGTTCCGTGGATTGGCATTCGTACTGCTGGGTGATCAGGCGGTGTCGAACTTCCCTCGTGCCTATACCTCGTGGGTCACTGGAACCGTCGGTGACACCCCGATACCCAATCTCGCAATTCCGTTGGTGATCCTCGCGGTCGTCTTCGGGGTGATCTTGCAATCGACAGCGTTGGGGCGCAACATCTATGCGACCGGAGCGAGTGCGACAGCAGCGAAGTTCGCCGGAATCGACGGAAACCGAATCAAGTTCTGGCTGTACGTGGTCGCCGGCGCCGTCGCAGCGCTCGCCGGAGTCCTGTGGAGTCTGCGGTATTCGAGTGCACGCGCCGACAACGGATCCGGCCTCGAACTATCCGTCGTTGCCGCGGTACTGCTCGGTGGCGTCTCCATCTTCGGCGGCAAAGGTCGATTGCTCGGAGTTCTCGCCGCCGTGGTTCTCCTTGCCACCCTGCAGAATGCCCTCCGGCTCGAGGACATCTCGAACGAGGCGCTCACCGTCGTCACCGGCGTACTGCTCATCGTCGCCGTTCTTCTGCCCAACGTACTGAAAATTGTCCGAACCTCCTCCCAACGTCGCAAAGCCATTCGCGCTCTCTAG
- the rhaI gene encoding L-rhamnose isomerase — translation MTTAALQDISALADFGIEVPSWAYGNSGTRFKVFSTPGVPRTPFEKVADAAEVNRVTGAAPRVSLHIPWDYVDDFGKLAAFAADSGVALGAVNSNVFQDDDYKLGSLTNSDPRIRAKAVAHHLECIDVMRATGSKVLKLWLPDGTNYAGQDSIRARQDRLAESLQEIYAGLDDDHRLLIEYKFFEPYFYTTDIPDWGTSLLHCLALGDKAQVVLDTGHHAPGTNIEFIVTQLIRQNKLGAFDFNSRNYADDDLIVGAADPFQLFRIMHEIVSAGAHLPESGINFMLDQCHNIEPKIPGQIRSIMNVQEATAKALLVDAVALDEAQLGGDVLGAHAVLMDAYNTDVRGLLGDLRESKGIDRDPVAAYARSGYAERIESERIGGNQASWGA, via the coding sequence ATGACCACCGCTGCACTACAGGACATCTCGGCGCTCGCCGACTTCGGCATCGAGGTGCCGAGCTGGGCATACGGCAACTCCGGCACTCGATTCAAAGTCTTCAGTACGCCAGGTGTGCCGAGAACGCCGTTCGAGAAGGTCGCCGATGCGGCCGAGGTCAACCGAGTGACGGGCGCAGCTCCGCGGGTGTCGCTGCACATTCCGTGGGACTACGTCGACGACTTCGGCAAATTGGCTGCATTCGCCGCCGACAGCGGAGTCGCGCTCGGTGCGGTGAACTCCAACGTCTTCCAGGACGACGATTACAAACTCGGCTCGCTGACCAACTCCGACCCGAGGATCCGCGCGAAAGCGGTTGCACACCATCTCGAATGCATCGATGTAATGCGGGCGACCGGCTCGAAGGTGCTCAAGCTCTGGCTGCCCGACGGCACCAACTACGCCGGCCAGGATTCCATCCGCGCACGGCAAGATCGTCTGGCAGAGTCGCTGCAGGAGATCTACGCAGGCCTCGACGACGATCATCGGCTGCTCATCGAGTACAAGTTCTTCGAGCCGTACTTCTACACCACCGATATTCCCGACTGGGGAACCTCGCTCCTGCACTGTCTGGCCCTGGGCGACAAAGCTCAGGTCGTCCTCGACACCGGCCATCATGCTCCCGGCACCAACATCGAGTTCATCGTCACCCAGCTCATTCGTCAGAACAAGCTCGGTGCGTTCGACTTCAACTCGCGCAACTACGCCGACGACGACCTCATCGTCGGTGCGGCCGATCCGTTCCAGCTGTTCCGCATCATGCACGAGATCGTCTCCGCTGGGGCGCATCTGCCGGAGTCGGGGATCAACTTCATGCTCGATCAGTGCCACAACATCGAGCCGAAGATTCCCGGTCAGATTCGTTCGATCATGAACGTCCAGGAAGCGACGGCCAAGGCCCTGCTGGTCGACGCCGTAGCCCTCGACGAGGCCCAACTGGGCGGGGACGTCCTGGGCGCACACGCGGTATTGATGGATGCGTACAACACCGACGTCCGTGGACTGCTCGGTGATCTGCGGGAGTCCAAGGGCATCGATCGTGATCCGGTTGCGGCCTATGCGCGATCGGGTTACGCCGAGCGCATCGAATCCGAGCGGATCGGCGGAAACCAAGCGAGTTGGGGAGCCTGA
- a CDS encoding ABC transporter permease, translating into MSITTDVSAPADPLKPVQKDGTSLVEKVLRMRSLGILAALIVLVAVTTAKNSGFLSSQSIRDLLLAASIVAVLVVGQTVVMITKNIDLSVGSILGLSAFAAGSVMHSSPDLPIVVGIFAGVAVGAVCGVVNAVLVRFGGVPALVVTLGTMYIFRGVAYFWAGGEQITADEMPGSFLDLGTASIVGIPVLVLIALVAIAVTGTYLGRYRSGRDLYAIGSNGQAAELAGIAVGRRTLAAFAFSGAMAGIAGVMFAARFGTVDAAAGTGYELNVIAACVVGGVAVVGGIGTIWGAALGALLLTTINSALPVLQIDQFWQQAIVGALILIAIAADRIAAVRAAQQLRKRSAHVE; encoded by the coding sequence ATGAGCATCACCACGGACGTGAGCGCGCCTGCGGACCCGCTGAAGCCGGTGCAGAAGGACGGCACGTCACTCGTCGAGAAAGTGCTGCGGATGCGCTCGCTCGGGATACTCGCTGCCTTGATCGTGCTCGTAGCAGTCACCACAGCGAAGAACTCCGGATTCCTGTCCTCACAAAGCATCAGGGACCTGCTACTTGCTGCATCGATCGTCGCGGTCCTCGTAGTCGGCCAGACCGTCGTGATGATCACCAAGAACATCGACCTGTCGGTCGGATCGATTCTCGGACTGTCTGCATTCGCCGCGGGTTCGGTCATGCACAGTTCGCCTGACCTACCGATCGTCGTCGGGATCTTCGCAGGTGTCGCCGTCGGAGCCGTATGCGGCGTGGTCAACGCAGTATTGGTCCGATTCGGCGGCGTACCTGCACTGGTCGTGACCCTGGGAACGATGTACATCTTCCGCGGTGTCGCTTATTTCTGGGCAGGTGGAGAACAGATCACCGCCGACGAGATGCCCGGATCGTTCCTCGACCTCGGTACCGCAAGCATTGTGGGCATCCCTGTTCTGGTACTGATCGCTCTCGTCGCCATCGCGGTCACCGGGACCTACCTCGGCCGCTACCGCAGCGGACGCGACCTCTACGCCATCGGATCCAACGGACAGGCCGCCGAACTCGCCGGAATCGCGGTGGGCAGGAGGACGCTCGCGGCATTCGCGTTCTCGGGGGCGATGGCAGGTATCGCAGGAGTCATGTTCGCCGCACGATTCGGAACCGTCGACGCAGCCGCGGGAACCGGATACGAACTCAACGTCATCGCCGCGTGCGTCGTCGGCGGAGTCGCGGTGGTCGGCGGCATCGGAACCATCTGGGGCGCCGCCCTCGGCGCGCTGCTCCTGACGACGATCAACAGCGCACTCCCGGTCCTGCAGATCGACCAGTTCTGGCAGCAGGCCATTGTCGGTGCGCTCATACTCATCGCCATCGCGGCGGACCGAATCGCGGCCGTCCGTGCTGCGCAGCAACTTCGAAAGAGGAGCGCTCATGTCGAGTGA
- the rhaS gene encoding rhamnose ABC transporter substrate-binding protein, whose amino-acid sequence MSRFSRRLAPLAGVAALSLVLTACVGTTQDSASDSSDSGSRATGTANPDAPITEGLKVAFLPKQLNNPYSDIEVAGGETAVGEFGGEYKLVGPNDASASSQVSYINTLIQQNQDVIGIAANDPNAVCPSLNQARDAGIKVVTFDSDASKDCRDLFINQATTEGVGEALAKMTSDQIGGSGKIAILSATPNATNQNAWIEVLKEQLASNPEYANIELVTTVYGNDDDQKSFQETQGLLQTYPDLKAIVSPTTVGIAAAARYISSSSYKDNIVLTGLGTPNQMREYVKDGTVKQFALWDPTDIGYLAAYAGAALASGQITGAEGETFTAGELGEYTIGADGELVLGPPTVFDAANIDQYDF is encoded by the coding sequence ATGTCCCGCTTCTCCCGGCGCCTCGCGCCACTGGCAGGCGTCGCAGCCTTGTCCCTCGTGTTGACCGCATGCGTTGGCACCACTCAGGATTCGGCCTCGGATTCCTCCGACAGCGGCAGCCGAGCCACCGGCACCGCCAACCCCGACGCCCCGATCACCGAGGGACTGAAGGTCGCATTCTTGCCCAAGCAGCTCAACAATCCCTACTCCGACATCGAGGTCGCGGGCGGTGAGACCGCAGTGGGCGAATTCGGTGGTGAGTACAAGCTCGTCGGACCGAACGATGCAAGCGCATCTTCGCAGGTGTCCTATATCAATACCCTCATCCAGCAGAACCAGGACGTCATCGGTATCGCCGCGAACGATCCGAATGCCGTGTGCCCGTCGCTGAATCAGGCACGCGATGCGGGCATCAAGGTCGTGACGTTCGATTCCGACGCATCGAAGGACTGCCGGGACCTGTTCATCAACCAGGCCACCACAGAGGGCGTCGGCGAGGCGCTCGCGAAGATGACCAGCGATCAGATCGGTGGCAGCGGCAAGATCGCGATCCTGTCGGCAACCCCCAACGCCACCAATCAGAACGCCTGGATCGAGGTGCTGAAGGAACAGCTCGCCTCGAACCCCGAGTACGCAAACATCGAACTCGTCACCACGGTCTACGGAAACGACGACGACCAGAAGTCGTTCCAGGAAACCCAGGGGCTCCTGCAGACCTACCCGGACCTGAAGGCCATCGTGTCCCCGACGACGGTCGGTATCGCAGCCGCAGCACGGTACATCTCGTCGTCGAGTTACAAGGACAACATCGTCCTCACCGGTCTCGGAACTCCCAATCAGATGCGCGAGTACGTCAAGGACGGCACCGTGAAGCAGTTCGCGCTGTGGGATCCCACCGACATCGGATACCTCGCTGCGTACGCGGGTGCGGCACTGGCCTCGGGCCAGATCACCGGAGCCGAAGGCGAAACGTTCACGGCAGGTGAGCTCGGCGAGTACACGATCGGCGCCGACGGGGAACTGGTGCTCGGACCGCCCACCGTGTTCGACGCTGCCAACATCGACCAGTACGACTTCTGA
- a CDS encoding LacI family DNA-binding transcriptional regulator → MAASMREVAALAGVSMGTISNVLNRPDMVSETTRERVEAAIAQLGFVRNDAARQLRAGQSRMLAVVVLDARNPFFLDVAAGAESVADANDLLMVLVGSGESEDRENRQLRLLMEQRVQGILLSPVGENIPMLDKLDRQGTPVVLLDRGSRTPGRSSVAVDDVHGGHLATRHLMDLGHRDLVFVGGPPSIRQVRDRRAGALDAVADSASTRMSTIWAESLSIEAGAKAAGRILDMTDNPPTGAVCANDLLALGVLQEYIQRGLRVPDDLAIVGYDDIDYAAGAAVPLTSVSQPRAELGHAAAELLMEQVNNQGENTFRQLTFTPSLVVRGSTDHGWRGARA, encoded by the coding sequence ATGGCAGCGAGCATGCGTGAGGTCGCGGCCCTCGCCGGTGTGTCCATGGGCACGATCAGCAATGTCCTCAACCGTCCTGACATGGTGTCCGAGACCACTCGCGAGCGCGTCGAGGCAGCGATCGCCCAGCTCGGATTCGTCCGGAACGATGCCGCGCGTCAACTCCGGGCAGGCCAGTCCCGCATGCTTGCCGTCGTCGTGCTCGATGCACGAAACCCGTTCTTTCTCGACGTCGCGGCCGGAGCAGAGTCGGTAGCCGACGCCAACGACCTGCTGATGGTGCTCGTCGGCAGCGGTGAGTCCGAGGATCGAGAGAATCGCCAGTTGCGGCTTCTGATGGAGCAGCGCGTGCAAGGCATCCTGCTCAGTCCCGTCGGGGAGAACATTCCGATGCTCGACAAGCTCGATCGTCAGGGAACGCCTGTGGTGCTTCTCGACCGGGGATCACGCACTCCGGGCAGGTCCTCGGTCGCGGTCGACGACGTGCACGGTGGGCATCTCGCGACGCGACATCTGATGGACCTCGGCCATCGGGATCTCGTATTCGTCGGCGGGCCGCCGAGTATCCGGCAGGTGCGAGATCGGCGGGCCGGCGCGCTCGATGCCGTCGCAGACTCGGCCAGCACCCGAATGTCGACCATCTGGGCGGAATCGCTCAGTATCGAGGCGGGCGCGAAGGCCGCCGGGCGAATACTCGATATGACCGACAATCCTCCGACCGGCGCAGTGTGCGCGAACGACTTGCTCGCGCTGGGCGTTCTGCAAGAATACATTCAACGCGGATTGCGGGTTCCCGACGACCTGGCCATCGTCGGGTACGACGATATCGACTACGCAGCAGGCGCGGCCGTCCCCTTGACCTCGGTGTCGCAGCCCCGAGCCGAACTGGGCCACGCCGCCGCGGAGCTACTGATGGAGCAAGTGAACAATCAGGGTGAGAACACTTTTCGGCAACTGACGTTCACCCCGTCGCTCGTCGTGCGGGGGTCCACCGATCACGGCTGGAGAGGCGCCAGGGCGTAG
- a CDS encoding FadR/GntR family transcriptional regulator yields the protein MRAHEVVLGRIEQDLAAGKIGVGDRLPSERALAEELGVGRSSIREAIRVLEAMGVVRTAVGSGPDAGAYVMADPATSIGSALRLHMATRFLSIPDVVQTRVLLESWALREAAGRDPDLSAVESLLDRMDDLELPPEQFHRLDAELHVRLASLAGNVLVEAMMTSLREAIHGYVMEAVPALNDWESVAVNLRCEHRGIVDAVRRGDGGRAAILVREHIEGFYALAPLQP from the coding sequence ATGCGAGCGCACGAGGTGGTTCTGGGGCGGATCGAGCAGGATCTGGCCGCAGGCAAGATCGGCGTCGGCGACCGCCTTCCGTCGGAGCGGGCGTTGGCGGAGGAGCTGGGTGTCGGGCGCTCGTCCATCCGAGAAGCCATCAGGGTGCTCGAGGCAATGGGAGTCGTACGTACCGCAGTGGGGTCGGGGCCCGACGCGGGTGCGTACGTGATGGCCGATCCGGCGACGTCGATCGGATCGGCCCTCCGCCTGCACATGGCGACCCGGTTCCTATCGATTCCCGATGTGGTCCAAACCAGGGTGCTCCTCGAATCCTGGGCACTTCGGGAGGCGGCAGGCCGGGATCCCGATCTCTCCGCTGTCGAGTCACTGCTGGATCGGATGGACGACCTGGAGCTGCCTCCCGAGCAGTTCCATCGTCTCGACGCCGAATTGCATGTTCGGCTCGCAAGCCTGGCGGGCAACGTACTGGTCGAGGCGATGATGACCTCCCTCAGAGAGGCCATTCACGGCTATGTGATGGAAGCTGTTCCAGCACTCAATGATTGGGAATCCGTCGCGGTCAATCTGCGATGTGAGCACCGGGGGATAGTCGATGCGGTTCGCAGGGGCGACGGCGGACGAGCTGCAATCCTGGTCCGTGAGCACATCGAAGGGTTCTACGCCCTGGCGCCTCTCCAGCCGTGA
- a CDS encoding sugar ABC transporter ATP-binding protein, with the protein MSVSTTPGGGGTMPTPLLEVRNVRKTFGAVSAVAGVSFPLFAGEAHALVGENGAGKSTIVKMLAGVHTPDTGTLVVGGADVTLGSPAEAKSKGIAVIYQEPTLFPDLSIAENIYIGAQPKGRGGMIDRSAMNAAAEALFARLGVPMNPDRLASGLSIADQQLVEIAKALSTQASVIVMDEPTAALSGNEVERLFKVARSLCADGAAVLFISHRFEEIFALCQRVTVMRDGKHISTSELAGLTVDDLVKAMVGRELGALFPKLDVEPGAVVLEVDGLSRAGVFTDVSFSVRAGEIVALAGLVGAGRSEVMQAVFGVDPRDSGEVRVRGRTLKPGNPKAAMRAGIALVPEDRRQQGLIPEMSIERNATLTRSAALARFGFLVGGRERRSAYEWTKKLQTKFARITDPVGTLSGGNQQKVVLAKWLATDPTVLVVDEPTRGIDVGTKAEVHRIISQLAQDGVAIVMISSELPEVLGMADRVLVMREGRIAAEIDRADATEESVMYAAMGSTATGPGAAA; encoded by the coding sequence ATGAGCGTCTCGACGACGCCCGGCGGTGGTGGCACGATGCCAACCCCCTTGCTCGAGGTTCGGAACGTGAGAAAGACCTTCGGTGCCGTGTCCGCGGTCGCAGGTGTGTCGTTCCCGCTGTTCGCGGGAGAGGCCCATGCACTGGTCGGCGAGAACGGTGCGGGCAAATCGACCATCGTCAAGATGCTCGCGGGCGTCCACACCCCGGACACCGGCACCCTTGTCGTGGGCGGTGCGGACGTGACCCTCGGTTCTCCGGCCGAAGCGAAGTCGAAGGGCATCGCGGTGATCTACCAGGAGCCCACACTGTTTCCCGATCTCTCGATAGCCGAGAACATCTACATCGGAGCGCAACCGAAGGGTCGCGGCGGGATGATCGACCGGTCCGCGATGAATGCTGCGGCAGAAGCGCTGTTCGCACGGCTCGGGGTACCGATGAATCCCGATCGACTGGCAAGTGGACTCTCGATCGCAGATCAGCAACTGGTCGAAATCGCCAAAGCGCTGTCGACGCAGGCGTCGGTCATCGTCATGGACGAGCCGACGGCGGCGCTGTCCGGCAACGAGGTCGAGAGACTGTTCAAGGTCGCGCGTTCACTGTGCGCGGACGGAGCGGCAGTGCTGTTCATCTCGCACCGCTTCGAAGAGATATTCGCACTGTGCCAGCGAGTGACCGTGATGCGCGACGGCAAACACATCTCGACTTCCGAGCTCGCCGGACTGACCGTCGACGATCTCGTCAAAGCCATGGTGGGCCGCGAGCTCGGCGCGCTGTTCCCGAAGCTGGATGTCGAGCCGGGCGCGGTAGTGCTCGAGGTCGACGGGTTGAGCCGGGCGGGAGTGTTCACCGACGTCAGCTTCTCCGTCCGAGCTGGGGAGATCGTGGCACTCGCGGGGCTCGTCGGGGCGGGCCGCTCCGAGGTCATGCAAGCAGTATTCGGCGTCGACCCCCGCGATTCGGGTGAAGTGCGCGTCAGAGGAAGAACACTGAAACCCGGGAATCCGAAAGCTGCGATGCGTGCCGGGATCGCACTGGTGCCCGAGGACCGACGTCAGCAGGGCCTCATTCCAGAGATGTCCATAGAACGCAACGCGACCCTGACTCGATCGGCGGCGTTGGCGCGCTTCGGATTTCTCGTCGGTGGTCGGGAACGACGTTCCGCGTACGAGTGGACCAAGAAGCTGCAGACGAAGTTCGCTCGCATCACCGATCCTGTGGGGACTCTGTCCGGTGGAAACCAGCAGAAGGTGGTCCTCGCCAAGTGGCTGGCCACCGATCCAACGGTCCTCGTTGTGGACGAGCCGACACGAGGAATCGACGTAGGGACGAAAGCCGAAGTGCACAGGATCATTTCCCAACTCGCACAGGACGGCGTCGCAATCGTGATGATCTCCTCCGAGCTGCCCGAGGTCCTCGGAATGGCAGACCGTGTGCTGGTCATGCGCGAGGGCCGTATCGCCGCGGAGATCGACCGAGCCGACGCCACCGAGGAATCCGTCATGTACGCCGCGATGGGATCAACGGCCACAGGGCCGGGTGCTGCAGCATGA
- a CDS encoding ATP-binding cassette domain-containing protein: MIETTGLTKSFTRGKTKVDAVRGIDLSVAEGELVALLGPNGAGKSTTLRMLTTLLAPTSGSARIAGHSITEDRDAVRRSLGYVGQGNGGGHNQRVRDELLTQGRCYGLSAHRAGVRADELLSALDLGDLAKRTVSTLSGGQRRRLDIAIGLVHRPPLLFLDEPSTGMDPQSRANLWEHILRLRQEMGTTIVLTTHYLDEADSMAERVIVIDTGTIIADDTADALKANLAGDLVTLSVASADAAIGLASILGSADGVRDITTSGERLNIRVVRGDRALPELLRRSESHGFVVESADLSRPTLDDVFLGLTGRSLRETSLRETATV, encoded by the coding sequence ATGATCGAGACGACAGGTTTGACCAAGAGCTTCACACGAGGAAAGACGAAGGTCGACGCGGTGCGAGGCATCGATCTGTCGGTGGCGGAGGGGGAGCTGGTCGCGCTGCTCGGCCCCAACGGTGCGGGCAAGTCGACGACGCTACGCATGCTCACGACCCTGCTGGCGCCGACGTCGGGATCGGCCCGCATCGCGGGGCACAGCATCACCGAGGATCGCGACGCCGTCCGACGCAGCCTGGGGTACGTCGGGCAGGGCAACGGAGGTGGGCACAACCAGCGAGTTCGGGACGAATTGCTCACGCAAGGCCGGTGCTACGGACTGTCCGCGCACAGAGCGGGTGTCCGCGCGGACGAATTACTGTCGGCGCTCGACCTCGGGGATCTGGCGAAGCGGACGGTCTCGACACTGTCCGGCGGGCAGCGTCGTCGCCTCGACATCGCGATCGGACTCGTTCACCGTCCACCCTTGCTTTTTCTCGACGAACCGTCGACGGGCATGGATCCGCAGAGCCGAGCCAACCTGTGGGAGCACATACTTCGGCTACGGCAGGAGATGGGCACCACGATCGTGCTGACGACGCACTATCTCGACGAGGCCGATTCGATGGCGGAGCGCGTCATCGTCATCGACACGGGAACCATCATCGCCGACGACACAGCCGACGCGCTGAAAGCGAATCTTGCCGGCGATCTGGTGACGCTGTCGGTTGCTTCGGCCGACGCCGCGATCGGATTGGCGTCCATCCTCGGCAGTGCAGACGGAGTCCGCGACATCACGACGTCGGGAGAACGACTGAACATTCGGGTCGTGCGTGGGGATCGTGCACTTCCGGAACTATTGAGGCGCAGTGAATCTCACGGATTCGTAGTCGAATCAGCTGACCTGTCCCGTCCGACCCTGGACGACGTGTTCCTCGGCCTCACCGGCCGCAGCCTTCGTGAAACCAGCCTTCGTGAAACCGCAACCGTTTAA